The following coding sequences lie in one Streptomyces albofaciens JCM 4342 genomic window:
- a CDS encoding endonuclease/exonuclease/phosphatase family protein yields the protein MTRSTGCSAAVPDLPAEAPPAPVRGRVPGAPAATRAARASVSPFSRRTALRVAAATAVGTPALAYGGGTAHAARGDRRLRTMTFNLRYASNERPNSWPERRPVMRDLLHRAAPHLLGTQEGLYHQLQDIAEDLGEDYAWLGTGRGGGSRDEFAAIFYDIHRLTPVEYDHFWLSDTPYLIGSATWGNTVIRMATWVRFRDLRTGGEFYALNTHLDHLNQYSRERSATLITDRLRPLDPALPRIVTGDFNVPAHRNPVYDTMLARGALVDSWDTAASRSTLYATYHGYRPLVRDGERIDWILTSPSVRTHRAVIDTFSEDGQFPSDHLPVRVVLELPEAARK from the coding sequence ATGACGAGATCGACGGGCTGCTCCGCCGCGGTACCGGACCTCCCGGCGGAGGCGCCGCCGGCCCCTGTACGGGGACGGGTTCCGGGCGCACCGGCGGCCACGCGCGCCGCCCGCGCCTCCGTGAGCCCGTTCAGCCGCCGTACCGCGCTGCGCGTGGCCGCGGCGACGGCCGTCGGCACGCCCGCCCTGGCGTACGGCGGCGGCACCGCGCACGCGGCCCGGGGCGACCGGCGGCTGCGCACCATGACGTTCAACCTCCGGTACGCGTCGAACGAGCGGCCCAACTCATGGCCCGAACGCCGCCCGGTCATGCGCGACCTGCTGCACCGGGCGGCGCCGCACCTGCTCGGTACGCAGGAGGGGCTCTACCACCAGCTCCAGGACATCGCGGAGGACCTCGGCGAGGACTACGCCTGGCTCGGCACCGGGCGCGGCGGCGGCAGCCGCGACGAGTTCGCCGCCATCTTCTACGACATCCACCGACTGACCCCGGTCGAGTACGACCACTTCTGGCTGTCCGACACCCCGTACCTGATCGGTTCGGCGACGTGGGGCAACACCGTCATCCGGATGGCGACCTGGGTGCGTTTCCGGGACCTGCGCACCGGCGGCGAGTTCTACGCTCTCAACACCCACCTGGACCACCTGAACCAGTACTCGCGCGAGCGCTCCGCGACCCTGATCACCGACCGGCTGCGCCCGCTCGACCCGGCGCTGCCGCGCATCGTCACCGGCGACTTCAACGTCCCCGCCCACCGCAACCCCGTCTACGACACGATGCTCGCCCGGGGCGCCCTCGTCGACAGCTGGGACACCGCCGCGTCGCGCAGCACCTTGTACGCCACGTACCACGGCTACCGGCCGCTGGTACGGGACGGTGAGCGGATCGACTGGATCCTCACCTCGCCGTCGGTCCGTACCCACCGCGCCGTGATCGACACGTTCTCCGAGGACGGGCAGTTCCCCAGCGATCATCTGCCGGTACGGGTGGTGCTGGAGCTGCCCGAGGCAGCCAGGAAGTAA
- a CDS encoding GNAT family N-acetyltransferase produces the protein MAENLVGIWAAGWAVSRGTPPPVATPWGLYIEVPGSPGEVGRHVLPRTEEALVRGAAASVSAPRTWMKMPARSDGTGSWLPQGWVREEDGHLMAVDLTATCPVVPQGYTAAVETVGAVTCVRVLDAAGEQAAKGQMAALGEAVVVDRVVTEETHRRRGLGGFVMRTLADRAVAKGAVLGVLGATDAGRALYETLGWKRHATLAEYVYRP, from the coding sequence ATGGCTGAGAACTTGGTCGGTATCTGGGCGGCGGGCTGGGCCGTGTCCCGAGGGACACCCCCGCCGGTCGCGACGCCCTGGGGGCTCTACATCGAGGTGCCCGGCAGCCCCGGCGAAGTGGGACGCCACGTCCTGCCGCGGACCGAGGAGGCGTTGGTCCGCGGCGCCGCTGCCTCGGTGTCCGCGCCGCGCACATGGATGAAGATGCCCGCGCGGTCGGACGGGACCGGTTCCTGGCTGCCCCAGGGGTGGGTGCGGGAGGAGGACGGGCACCTGATGGCCGTCGACCTGACGGCCACGTGCCCGGTCGTACCCCAGGGGTACACAGCGGCCGTGGAGACCGTGGGCGCCGTCACCTGCGTACGGGTACTGGACGCGGCGGGTGAGCAGGCGGCCAAAGGGCAGATGGCGGCCCTCGGGGAAGCCGTGGTCGTGGACCGGGTGGTGACGGAGGAGACCCACCGGCGGCGCGGGCTCGGCGGCTTCGTGATGCGTACGCTCGCCGACCGCGCCGTGGCTAAGGGCGCGGTCCTCGGCGTCCTCGGCGCGACCGACGCCGGGCGTGCGCTGTACGAGACGCTGGGGTGGAAGCGGCACGCGACGCTCGCGGAGTACGTCTACCGGCCCTGA
- a CDS encoding DUF2277 domain-containing protein, translating into MCRSIKTLRPPATPEVTEDDIRAAALQYVRKVSGFRVPAAHNREVFEQAVDAVASATHDLLAGLRVRGRSG; encoded by the coding sequence ATGTGCCGAAGTATCAAGACGCTCCGACCGCCTGCGACCCCCGAGGTGACCGAGGACGACATCCGGGCGGCGGCTCTCCAGTACGTCCGCAAGGTCTCCGGGTTCCGTGTGCCCGCCGCGCACAACCGGGAGGTGTTCGAGCAGGCCGTGGACGCGGTGGCGAGCGCGACCCACGACCTGCTGGCCGGACTCCGAGTACGCGGCCGGAGCGGCTGA
- a CDS encoding LysR family transcriptional regulator, protein MEARHLRYALALADHQHFGRAAEALGIAQPPLSKQIADLEREVGVRLFDRTRQGVFPTAAGTAFLDRARRALAEMASAVTDAQRAARGETGRLRLGFIASALLDPLPGVLARFGRERPEVRLELHEMATSRSTAALVAGELDMAVGLGRPRGQGAENLTSVTIGRDHLTAVVSTAHPYAGRPSVSVAQLRQQHLIVASCDDEPAIGFALSALLGEDSAACHSATVARDVHTIISLAVSGVGVGLGPSRMTAVPRKGAWFCRVTPPARLPDLVLSFATQDRSPVLAAFLDTVRANCPEVGAALDDRLRPEARLCTQRRPVAGR, encoded by the coding sequence TTGGAAGCGCGGCACCTGCGGTACGCCCTCGCCCTCGCCGACCACCAGCACTTCGGCCGGGCGGCCGAGGCGCTCGGCATCGCGCAGCCCCCGCTGTCCAAGCAGATCGCCGACCTGGAACGGGAAGTGGGGGTGCGGCTGTTCGACCGTACGCGGCAGGGTGTCTTCCCGACGGCCGCGGGTACGGCGTTCCTCGACCGGGCCCGGCGGGCCCTGGCGGAGATGGCGTCGGCCGTGACCGACGCGCAGCGCGCCGCCCGCGGGGAGACGGGCAGGCTGCGGCTGGGCTTCATCGCCTCGGCCCTGCTCGATCCGCTCCCCGGGGTGCTCGCCCGGTTCGGCCGGGAACGCCCCGAAGTGCGGCTGGAGCTGCACGAGATGGCGACCAGCCGGAGCACCGCCGCGTTGGTCGCCGGTGAGCTGGACATGGCGGTCGGGCTGGGGCGGCCACGCGGCCAGGGGGCGGAGAACCTGACGTCCGTGACCATCGGGCGCGATCATCTGACCGCCGTCGTCAGCACGGCGCACCCCTACGCGGGCCGTCCCTCGGTGAGCGTGGCGCAGCTGCGGCAGCAGCACCTGATCGTGGCGTCCTGCGACGACGAACCGGCCATCGGCTTCGCGTTGAGCGCCTTGCTGGGCGAGGACTCGGCGGCCTGTCACAGCGCCACGGTCGCCCGGGACGTGCACACGATCATCAGCCTCGCCGTGTCCGGCGTGGGGGTCGGGCTGGGGCCCTCGCGGATGACGGCGGTTCCGCGCAAGGGTGCCTGGTTCTGCCGGGTGACCCCGCCGGCCCGGCTGCCCGACCTGGTCCTGTCGTTCGCCACGCAGGACCGCTCTCCCGTGCTGGCCGCGTTCCTCGACACCGTCCGCGCGAACTGCCCGGAGGTCGGTGCCGCGCTCGACGACCGGCTGCGGCCGGAAGCGCGGCTGTGTACGCAGCGCCGGCCCGTAGCCGGACGTTAG
- a CDS encoding pyridoxamine 5'-phosphate oxidase family protein produces MDDLHPPESPSHRPPADLDPAVRERLDTERITWLCTLRPDGSPHVTPVWFVFVRDTWWIGADGGSVKARNAAHDPRVSLALEGGEAPVVAEGRARIWRAPAEDGAPSGSAPAFPPDVVAAFLAKYDWDVTVALRPAPGRVLFEVPVDRWLLAGTAQ; encoded by the coding sequence ATGGATGATCTTCACCCACCGGAGTCCCCGAGCCACCGCCCGCCGGCGGACCTCGACCCCGCCGTCCGCGAACGCCTGGACACCGAGCGGATCACCTGGCTGTGCACGCTGCGCCCGGACGGTTCCCCGCACGTCACGCCCGTCTGGTTCGTCTTCGTGCGCGACACCTGGTGGATCGGCGCGGACGGCGGCTCCGTGAAGGCCCGTAACGCCGCGCACGACCCGCGGGTCTCGCTGGCCCTGGAGGGCGGGGAGGCGCCGGTCGTGGCCGAGGGGCGCGCCCGGATATGGCGCGCGCCTGCCGAGGACGGTGCTCCGTCCGGCTCCGCGCCCGCCTTTCCCCCCGACGTGGTGGCGGCCTTTCTGGCCAAGTACGACTGGGATGTGACCGTTGCGCTCCGGCCGGCTCCGGGCCGGGTGCTGTTCGAGGTCCCGGTCGACCGGTGGCTGCTGGCGGGCACGGCACAGTAG
- a CDS encoding right-handed parallel beta-helix repeat-containing protein, which produces MRSTGRHRRTRTLTIAAAVAVAAGAGGAWLGLAPGTAGAAPRTVVVSTAAALEDAVAHAKAGTTIQVRGGTYHPARSLKSGADGTPSARITLTAYGSEKVVIDGSKLPAGSWLAGISGDYWTVQNLTFRKSPAHGFVATSSTGGVFKNLVTADNGNSGFTLRGEGTNDNLVQNLDSHGNFDPATHGQNADGIAVKFGSGTGNRITGARLFDNADDGLDLWKFAGPVTIEHTWAYGNGRNRWNDPAFEGNGNGFKLGGGGTVAAHVVNNNAAWDNTLHGFTENSNPGATVLTRNTAYANKKEGFYFATGKARLSKNLAVANGGRPAKVGSAAVSTGNTWDRGVATPAFRSTDARTAYGPRRADGSLPVTAFLTTGAPIGSTMN; this is translated from the coding sequence GTGCGCAGTACCGGTCGTCACCGCAGGACCCGCACCCTGACCATCGCCGCCGCCGTCGCCGTGGCCGCCGGCGCGGGAGGGGCCTGGCTGGGGCTCGCCCCGGGCACGGCCGGCGCGGCCCCGCGGACCGTCGTCGTGTCGACCGCCGCGGCCCTTGAGGATGCCGTCGCCCACGCCAAGGCCGGCACCACCATCCAGGTGCGCGGCGGTACGTACCACCCGGCCAGGAGCCTCAAGAGCGGCGCCGACGGCACGCCCTCGGCCCGTATCACCCTCACCGCGTACGGCAGCGAGAAGGTGGTCATCGACGGGTCGAAGCTGCCCGCCGGCTCCTGGCTGGCCGGGATATCCGGTGATTACTGGACCGTCCAGAACCTCACTTTCCGCAAGTCCCCCGCCCACGGGTTCGTCGCCACCTCCTCCACCGGCGGCGTCTTCAAGAACCTGGTCACCGCCGACAACGGCAATTCGGGCTTCACGCTGCGCGGCGAGGGCACCAACGACAACCTCGTGCAGAATCTCGACAGCCACGGCAACTTCGACCCGGCCACGCACGGCCAGAACGCCGACGGCATCGCCGTCAAGTTCGGTTCCGGCACCGGCAACCGGATCACCGGGGCGCGGCTGTTCGACAACGCGGACGACGGGCTGGACCTGTGGAAGTTCGCCGGCCCGGTCACCATCGAGCACACCTGGGCGTACGGCAACGGCAGGAACCGCTGGAACGACCCGGCGTTCGAGGGCAACGGCAACGGTTTCAAGCTGGGCGGCGGCGGCACGGTCGCGGCACACGTGGTGAACAACAACGCGGCCTGGGACAACACACTCCACGGCTTCACCGAGAACAGCAATCCCGGCGCGACCGTGCTGACGCGCAACACGGCGTACGCCAACAAGAAGGAGGGCTTCTACTTCGCCACCGGCAAGGCCCGTCTGTCGAAGAACCTGGCCGTCGCCAACGGCGGCCGGCCGGCGAAGGTGGGCTCCGCCGCCGTGTCGACCGGAAACACCTGGGACCGCGGGGTGGCGACGCCCGCGTTCCGGTCGACGGACGCCCGTACCGCGTACGGCCCGCGCCGGGCGGACGGCTCGCTCCCGGTGACCGCCTTCCTGACCACCGGCGCGCCGATCGGGTCGACCATGAACTGA
- a CDS encoding nuclear transport factor 2 family protein — protein sequence MAPRPPLPPFDRETALKKVRAAEDAWNTCDPEHVALAYTEDSVWRNRDTFLTGRAEITAFLRAKWARERDYALRKELWAHQDDRIAVRFQYECRDEDGQWWRSYGNELWEFTGEGLMRRREASINDVRISAAERRIFGPRPDAGSGTLVPVW from the coding sequence ATGGCACCACGTCCCCCGCTCCCGCCGTTCGACCGGGAGACCGCGCTGAAGAAGGTCCGGGCCGCCGAGGACGCCTGGAACACCTGCGACCCCGAACACGTCGCGCTCGCCTACACCGAGGACTCGGTCTGGCGGAACCGGGACACCTTCCTCACCGGCCGCGCCGAGATCACGGCCTTCCTCCGCGCGAAGTGGGCGCGGGAACGGGACTACGCCCTGCGCAAGGAACTGTGGGCCCACCAGGACGACCGGATCGCGGTGCGGTTCCAGTACGAGTGCCGCGACGAGGACGGCCAGTGGTGGCGCAGCTACGGCAACGAGCTGTGGGAGTTCACCGGTGAGGGGCTGATGCGGCGCCGGGAGGCGAGCATCAACGACGTACGGATCAGCGCGGCGGAACGGCGCATCTTCGGGCCGCGGCCGGACGCCGGGAGCGGGACCCTCGTCCCGGTGTGGTGA
- a CDS encoding sensor histidine kinase — MSARTARDRARRRLRLPSWTATLRWKAALFIMVMCCFLAAVLGILVHVLVSRQTEDQARDAALVRLDSVVASYVAGEPLGRDARLDPPELPPALRAMARRGERGTQLGQRDGRPTMWAVTPADGKALAVGQDYSQRAAVISGLDQAIIGSSAVAITLTLVVGLYATRSVTRRLDRTAQVARRISTGDLDARVDDPRARRPEYARDETAAVAAALDAMAASLQSKLHSEQRFTADVAHELRTPLTGLHAAAELLPPGRPTEMVQERVQAMRRLTEDLLEISRLDAEVERADLDVHRLGPLAERAVRASGLEAEVRVVRDCEVETDQRRLERVLGNLVVNAHKHGRPPVVLTVDGPVVTVRDHGDGYPDELLAEGPQRFRSRPKDGRKDRGHGLGLTIALGQARVLGTTLRFSNAPDGGAVAELTVRPPRTDRRAADGGPAAEGTDGARAAEDGEGTGR; from the coding sequence GTGAGCGCCCGCACGGCTCGGGACCGCGCGCGCCGACGGCTGCGCCTGCCGTCCTGGACCGCGACGCTGCGCTGGAAAGCCGCCCTGTTCATCATGGTCATGTGCTGTTTCCTGGCCGCGGTGCTCGGCATCCTGGTCCACGTCCTGGTCAGCCGGCAGACCGAGGACCAGGCCAGGGACGCGGCGCTGGTACGGCTGGACTCGGTCGTCGCCTCGTACGTGGCCGGGGAGCCGCTCGGCCGTGACGCGCGGCTGGACCCGCCGGAGCTGCCGCCCGCCCTGCGGGCCATGGCGCGGCGGGGCGAGCGCGGCACCCAGCTCGGGCAGCGGGACGGCCGCCCGACCATGTGGGCGGTGACACCGGCCGACGGCAAGGCGCTGGCCGTCGGCCAGGACTACAGTCAGCGGGCGGCCGTCATCAGCGGCCTTGACCAGGCCATCATCGGGTCCTCGGCCGTCGCGATCACCCTGACCCTCGTCGTCGGCCTGTACGCCACCCGGAGCGTCACCCGGCGCCTGGACCGCACCGCGCAGGTGGCCCGCCGGATCAGCACCGGTGACCTCGACGCCCGGGTGGACGACCCCCGCGCGCGGCGGCCCGAGTACGCGCGGGACGAGACCGCCGCCGTGGCCGCCGCGCTCGACGCGATGGCCGCGAGCCTGCAGAGCAAGCTGCACAGCGAGCAGCGGTTCACCGCCGATGTCGCCCATGAGCTGCGCACCCCGCTCACCGGGCTGCACGCGGCCGCCGAACTGCTGCCGCCGGGGCGGCCCACCGAGATGGTCCAGGAGCGCGTGCAGGCCATGCGCCGGCTGACCGAGGACCTGCTGGAGATCTCCCGGCTGGACGCGGAGGTGGAGCGCGCCGACCTCGACGTGCACCGGCTCGGGCCGCTGGCCGAACGCGCCGTCCGGGCCTCCGGGCTGGAGGCCGAGGTGCGGGTGGTGCGGGACTGCGAGGTGGAGACCGACCAGCGCAGGCTGGAGCGGGTGCTGGGCAACCTCGTCGTCAACGCGCACAAGCACGGCCGCCCGCCGGTGGTCCTGACCGTGGACGGACCCGTCGTCACGGTGCGCGACCACGGCGACGGCTACCCCGACGAACTGCTCGCCGAGGGCCCGCAGCGCTTCCGGAGCCGCCCGAAGGACGGCCGGAAGGACCGCGGGCACGGGCTCGGGCTGACGATCGCCCTGGGGCAGGCGCGCGTCCTCGGTACGACCCTGCGTTTCTCGAACGCCCCGGACGGCGGTGCCGTCGCCGAACTCACCGTCCGCCCACCGCGCACGGACCGCCGCGCGGCGGACGGCGGCCCCGCTGCGGAGGGCACGGACGGCGCCCGGGCGGCGGAGGACGGTGAGGGCACAGGAAGGTGA
- a CDS encoding DUF4232 domain-containing protein — translation MRGLRTAAAVAAAVALAAGAGTGVASAAAPAGAGECQPGTLKATTTDAGGSQHGMNHSGTYLRVQNTGKVACAISGYPGLALEGAGHTALKTTVRHGDTYFAKDPGVHRVTLKPGRSAYADLVWTHTGAGTAHAKYLQISPTGSNAHSVVPFDQEVDNGTLSVTAWSAKLPTS, via the coding sequence ATGCGTGGTCTGCGTACCGCTGCCGCCGTTGCCGCCGCCGTCGCCCTCGCCGCCGGAGCGGGTACGGGTGTCGCCTCCGCCGCCGCGCCGGCGGGTGCCGGGGAGTGCCAGCCGGGGACGCTGAAGGCGACCACCACCGACGCGGGCGGCAGCCAGCACGGGATGAACCACTCGGGCACGTACCTGCGGGTGCAGAACACCGGCAAGGTCGCCTGCGCGATATCCGGTTACCCGGGCCTGGCGCTGGAGGGTGCCGGGCACACCGCGCTGAAGACCACGGTGCGGCACGGCGACACGTACTTCGCCAAGGACCCGGGCGTGCACCGGGTGACGCTGAAGCCGGGCCGGAGCGCCTACGCCGACCTGGTGTGGACGCACACCGGCGCGGGCACCGCGCACGCCAAGTACCTCCAGATCTCGCCGACGGGCAGCAACGCGCACAGCGTCGTCCCGTTCGATCAGGAGGTGGACAACGGCACGCTGTCCGTGACCGCCTGGTCCGCGAAGCTGCCCACGTCCTGA
- a CDS encoding flavin reductase family protein — protein sequence MRIDFDPEQFDRQGFYRLLTASVVPRPIAWVSTVSAEGVANLAPHSFFNIACVKPPVLQFSAVGRKDSLRNIEETGQFVVNFAPEQLAVQINETATDFPPGVSEFDQVGVAAEPSLRVKPPRVADSPVAFECELHSTVRFGDSTVVFGRVVHAVVSEEVMTDGHPEIDKLKPLSRLGKDEWGTVGEVREISRIRYADWQGPAAGA from the coding sequence ATGCGTATCGACTTCGATCCTGAACAGTTCGACCGGCAGGGCTTCTACCGGCTGCTCACCGCGTCCGTGGTCCCGCGGCCCATCGCCTGGGTGTCCACCGTCTCCGCCGAGGGCGTGGCCAACCTCGCTCCGCACTCGTTCTTCAACATCGCCTGCGTCAAGCCGCCCGTCCTGCAGTTCTCGGCCGTGGGCCGGAAGGACTCCCTCCGCAACATCGAGGAGACCGGGCAGTTCGTGGTCAACTTCGCACCGGAACAGCTCGCCGTGCAGATCAACGAGACGGCGACCGATTTCCCGCCCGGGGTCAGCGAGTTCGACCAGGTGGGCGTGGCCGCCGAGCCGAGCCTGCGGGTCAAGCCGCCGCGGGTGGCGGACTCGCCGGTGGCGTTCGAATGCGAACTGCACAGCACGGTGCGGTTCGGTGACTCCACGGTCGTCTTCGGCCGGGTCGTGCACGCGGTCGTGTCGGAGGAGGTCATGACCGACGGCCACCCGGAGATCGACAAGCTGAAGCCGCTGTCCCGCCTGGGCAAGGACGAGTGGGGGACGGTCGGCGAGGTACGGGAGATCTCCCGTATCCGGTACGCGGACTGGCAGGGGCCGGCCGCGGGGGCCTGA
- a CDS encoding alpha/beta fold hydrolase, with product MSDTDLETTVFVFVHGAWHSSWQWGATQRALAALGAASVAVDLPGHGFDAPVPTGYALPGQPALTTEKSQLAGLTMEECADSVLTTLRNVRRFRTVVLVAHSAGGGPASLAAERAPELVDRIVYLSAFVPAGRPRGSDYVAAPENAAALGRGLPVGDPDALGAIRINPLSPDPEYIEELRQTHYQDIPADRFSRWRLALSTDLPLAIMESPVELTAGRWGRIPRVFLRCADDRALPLATQDLMIAEADRAVPVNPFTVHTLPGSHTPFAARPRELAAALAASVRPAEGR from the coding sequence ATGTCCGACACCGATCTTGAGACCACGGTCTTCGTCTTCGTCCACGGCGCCTGGCACAGCTCATGGCAGTGGGGAGCCACCCAGCGCGCGCTCGCCGCACTCGGCGCCGCGAGCGTCGCCGTCGACCTCCCGGGCCACGGCTTCGACGCGCCCGTACCCACGGGCTACGCCCTCCCCGGCCAACCCGCCCTGACCACCGAGAAGTCGCAGCTCGCCGGCTTGACCATGGAGGAGTGCGCCGACTCCGTGCTGACCACGCTGCGCAACGTGCGCCGCTTCCGTACCGTCGTGCTCGTCGCGCACAGCGCGGGCGGCGGACCCGCGTCGCTGGCGGCCGAGCGCGCTCCCGAACTGGTCGACCGGATCGTCTACCTCTCCGCCTTCGTGCCCGCCGGCCGTCCGCGCGGCTCCGACTACGTGGCGGCGCCCGAGAACGCCGCCGCGCTCGGCCGGGGCCTGCCGGTCGGCGACCCGGACGCGCTGGGCGCCATCCGTATCAACCCGCTGTCCCCCGACCCCGAGTACATCGAGGAGCTGCGGCAGACCCACTACCAGGACATCCCCGCGGACCGGTTCAGCCGCTGGCGCCTGGCGCTGAGCACCGATCTGCCCCTGGCGATCATGGAATCCCCGGTGGAGCTGACCGCCGGGCGGTGGGGCCGGATACCCCGGGTGTTCCTGCGCTGCGCCGACGACCGGGCGCTGCCGCTCGCCACACAGGACCTGATGATCGCCGAGGCCGACCGCGCCGTGCCCGTCAATCCCTTCACCGTGCACACCCTGCCCGGCAGCCACACCCCGTTCGCCGCCCGGCCGCGCGAGCTGGCGGCGGCGCTGGCCGCGAGCGTGCGGCCCGCGGAGGGCCGGTAG
- a CDS encoding TetR/AcrR family transcriptional regulator, which translates to MQQEEARVRLLDAAEELFYARGIQAVGMDEIRGASGVSLKRLYQSFPSKHELVEAYLRHRDERWRAALADYVEAHAATPQDAPAAVFDWLHTWFTDPGFRGCAFINAYGELGAVSEGVARAARDHKDAVHAYLTGLVQEIPASPEALAGQLALLLDGAITTATISGDPDTALRAREAAVALVAAAGPGGTGSG; encoded by the coding sequence GTGCAGCAGGAAGAAGCCCGGGTACGGCTGCTGGACGCCGCCGAGGAGCTGTTCTACGCACGGGGCATCCAGGCCGTGGGCATGGACGAGATCCGCGGCGCGTCGGGCGTGTCGCTGAAGCGGCTGTACCAGTCCTTCCCGTCCAAGCACGAGCTGGTGGAGGCGTATCTGCGGCATCGCGACGAGCGCTGGCGCGCGGCCCTCGCCGACTACGTCGAGGCGCACGCCGCCACGCCACAGGACGCGCCGGCCGCCGTCTTCGACTGGCTGCACACCTGGTTCACCGATCCCGGCTTCCGCGGCTGCGCGTTCATCAACGCGTACGGGGAACTGGGTGCCGTGTCGGAGGGCGTGGCCCGCGCCGCGCGCGACCACAAGGACGCCGTGCACGCGTATCTCACCGGCCTGGTGCAGGAGATTCCCGCCTCCCCGGAAGCACTGGCCGGGCAGTTGGCGCTGCTGCTCGACGGCGCGATCACCACGGCCACGATCAGCGGCGACCCGGACACGGCGCTGCGCGCCCGCGAGGCCGCGGTGGCGCTGGTGGCGGCGGCCGGTCCGGGCGGGACGGGGAGCGGCTGA
- a CDS encoding M4 family metallopeptidase, which translates to MTSTPRKHSLRAAALVASAAMVAVAFQTGSATAQPDAATGALALSGQQRVAAIQSAQADAAVTAQKIGLGGQEKLIARDVIKDADGTVHTRYERTYEGLPVLGGDLVVHEKKNGTRTVDKATQAKIAVPTTDAAQPAAAAEKSALSASAAEKNTKAEAKDAPRKVIWAASGKPVLAYETVVTGVQKDGTPSELHVVTDAKTGKKLFQDETIETGTGTSSYSGTVPLTTTKSGSTYNLTDGARGGHKTYDLRQGTSGTGTLFTDADDKWGGGRQTAAVDAHYGAAVTWDYYKNVHGRSGIRNDGRAAYSRVHYGNNYVNAFWQDSCFCMTYGDGQNNSNPLTALDVAAHEMSHGVTAATARLNYSGESGGLNEATSDIFGTAAEFYANNAVDKGDYLIGEKIDINGDGTPLRYMDKPSKDGASRDYWSSSLGNVDVHYSSGPANHWFYLVSEGSGTKTINGVTYNSPTYDNSKVTGIGRAKAEKIWYRALTTYFTSTTKYAGARTGTLKAAADLYGANSTEYKTVAAAWTGINVK; encoded by the coding sequence ATGACCTCCACCCCCCGCAAGCACTCCCTCCGCGCCGCCGCTCTGGTCGCCTCCGCCGCCATGGTCGCGGTCGCCTTCCAGACCGGATCGGCCACCGCCCAGCCCGACGCCGCGACCGGCGCCCTCGCGCTGTCCGGCCAGCAGCGCGTGGCCGCGATCCAGAGCGCCCAGGCGGACGCCGCCGTCACCGCGCAGAAGATCGGCCTCGGCGGCCAGGAGAAGCTGATCGCCCGCGACGTCATCAAGGACGCGGACGGCACGGTGCACACGCGCTACGAGCGCACCTACGAGGGCCTGCCGGTCCTCGGCGGGGACCTGGTCGTACACGAGAAGAAGAACGGCACGCGCACCGTCGACAAGGCGACGCAGGCCAAGATAGCCGTGCCCACCACGGACGCCGCGCAGCCGGCCGCCGCCGCCGAGAAGAGCGCGCTGTCCGCCTCCGCCGCCGAGAAGAACACCAAGGCCGAGGCCAAGGACGCGCCGCGCAAGGTGATCTGGGCCGCCTCCGGCAAGCCCGTCCTCGCGTACGAGACCGTGGTCACCGGCGTCCAGAAGGACGGCACGCCCAGCGAGCTGCACGTCGTCACGGACGCGAAGACCGGCAAGAAGCTCTTCCAGGACGAGACGATCGAGACCGGTACGGGCACCAGCTCGTACAGCGGCACCGTCCCGCTCACCACCACCAAGAGCGGCAGCACCTACAACCTCACCGACGGCGCCCGCGGCGGCCACAAGACGTACGACCTGCGCCAGGGCACGTCGGGCACCGGCACGCTGTTCACCGACGCCGACGACAAGTGGGGCGGCGGCCGCCAGACCGCGGCCGTCGACGCCCACTACGGCGCGGCGGTGACCTGGGACTACTACAAGAACGTGCACGGCCGCAGCGGCATCCGCAACGACGGCCGGGCCGCGTACTCCCGCGTCCACTACGGCAACAACTACGTCAACGCGTTCTGGCAGGACTCCTGCTTCTGCATGACGTACGGCGACGGCCAGAACAACAGCAACCCGCTGACCGCGCTGGACGTGGCCGCCCACGAGATGAGCCACGGCGTCACCGCCGCCACCGCCAGGCTCAACTACAGCGGCGAGTCCGGCGGTCTGAACGAGGCGACGTCCGACATCTTCGGCACCGCGGCCGAGTTCTACGCCAACAACGCGGTCGACAAGGGCGACTACCTCATCGGCGAGAAAATCGACATCAACGGTGACGGCACCCCGCTGCGCTACATGGACAAGCCCTCGAAGGACGGCGCGTCCAGGGACTACTGGTCCTCGTCGCTGGGCAACGTCGACGTGCACTACTCCTCGGGCCCGGCCAACCACTGGTTCTACCTGGTGTCCGAGGGCAGCGGCACCAAGACCATCAACGGCGTGACCTACAACAGCCCGACCTACGACAACTCGAAGGTCACCGGCATCGGCCGCGCCAAGGCCGAGAAGATCTGGTACCGCGCGCTGACCACGTACTTCACCTCGACCACGAAGTACGCGGGCGCCCGCACCGGCACGCTGAAGGCCGCCGCCGACCTGTACGGCGCCAACAGCACCGAGTACAAGACGGTCGCGGCCGCCTGGACCGGGATCAACGTCAAGTAA